A single window of Cytobacillus dafuensis DNA harbors:
- a CDS encoding Ig-like domain-containing protein — translation MINKKIAKKGAALALALAVTVPALSPAAAAAQKDIKIESVRFNGMKAPATIDEMVKTYTAATVDVKYNNGKVKTFPLSYNYLFKSEDEVATAKGGKIPAGTPIDVKGNPIKDPSSTDGKYFVSDAPDSNSLLMPIDGKLYMVTHYEYQTIDAAGKSAYGLVPASMSLTELKQDKKTGELEPIKVEKIDFSAVNGLWIPCNGSLSPWNTHLGSEEYEPDARLFLNPTSKVRSQVETFSEFYFGDKAKANPYFYGYTPEIAVEKNGKTSVVKHYSTGRFSHELAKVMPDNKTVFYGDDGGNTGLFMYVADKEKDLSSGTLYAAKFKQTGTENGGSGDLQWINLGHATDKEVKDIIDSGITFNDIFETSDAPKEGFTAIKTYSNEGKVEYLKLKPGKEKAAAFLETRRYAAMLGATTEFNKMEGVALNEKDKKVYIAISDQSKAMEKDSTGKDPADHIQLPKIKAGVTYQLDLQGGQKDSEGKAINSSYVAPSMSGLVVGEDLPAADAYGNTANVDKVANPDNLSYSEAMRTLFIGEDSGAHTNNYVWAYNVDTKELDRILSVPTGAEATGLFAADDRNGFSYIFSNFQHPGDEVDGKSITAVNKDELLKAVDEQIGINKTGGIGYISGLPSLTKMPDITAPGVPVINNVTDSATSISGKTEANSVVKLYINEKYSQQTKADKDGNYKFKISKLSAGTKIKVTATDEAGNESAASTTTVIDKTAPNAPKVDKVTVKSKSVTGTTEKDATVQVYNGKTLLGEAKANSKGKFTVKIKTQKAGTSLTVMAKDKAGNKSKSTVIKIASK, via the coding sequence ATGATAAACAAGAAAATTGCGAAAAAAGGAGCTGCTTTAGCACTTGCTTTAGCTGTTACAGTTCCAGCATTGTCACCTGCAGCAGCGGCTGCTCAGAAAGATATTAAAATAGAATCTGTTAGATTTAATGGAATGAAAGCACCAGCTACTATTGATGAAATGGTAAAAACGTATACAGCTGCAACCGTTGATGTGAAATATAACAATGGAAAAGTAAAGACATTTCCGTTGTCTTACAACTACCTCTTTAAATCGGAAGACGAGGTTGCAACAGCTAAAGGTGGAAAAATCCCTGCAGGAACACCGATTGATGTAAAAGGAAATCCAATTAAGGATCCTAGCAGCACAGACGGAAAGTACTTTGTCTCCGATGCTCCGGATTCAAACAGCTTATTGATGCCTATTGACGGCAAACTTTATATGGTTACACATTATGAATATCAAACAATTGATGCTGCTGGTAAATCAGCATACGGTTTAGTTCCAGCATCTATGTCTTTAACTGAGTTGAAGCAGGACAAAAAAACAGGTGAACTTGAACCTATAAAAGTAGAAAAAATTGATTTTTCAGCAGTAAATGGACTTTGGATTCCATGTAACGGATCTTTATCTCCATGGAATACACATTTAGGTTCTGAAGAGTACGAGCCAGATGCACGTCTTTTCTTAAACCCAACTTCGAAAGTAAGAAGTCAAGTTGAAACATTCTCTGAATTCTATTTTGGTGATAAAGCAAAGGCTAATCCTTATTTCTATGGGTACACTCCTGAAATTGCAGTAGAGAAGAATGGTAAAACATCGGTTGTTAAACATTACAGTACAGGACGTTTCTCTCATGAGTTAGCTAAAGTAATGCCTGATAACAAGACTGTATTTTACGGTGATGATGGTGGTAATACAGGACTGTTTATGTATGTAGCTGACAAAGAAAAAGATTTATCATCAGGTACATTATATGCAGCTAAATTTAAACAAACAGGTACTGAAAACGGTGGTTCAGGAGACTTACAATGGATTAATTTAGGACATGCAACAGATAAAGAAGTGAAAGATATTATTGACAGCGGCATTACATTCAATGATATTTTTGAAACTTCAGATGCTCCTAAAGAAGGTTTTACAGCTATTAAAACATACTCAAATGAAGGAAAAGTTGAGTACCTAAAACTTAAACCTGGTAAAGAAAAAGCAGCAGCCTTCCTTGAAACACGCCGTTACGCAGCAATGCTTGGTGCGACTACTGAATTTAACAAAATGGAAGGTGTAGCATTAAACGAAAAGGATAAAAAAGTTTATATTGCTATTTCCGATCAAAGTAAGGCCATGGAAAAAGATTCAACAGGAAAAGACCCAGCAGACCATATTCAATTACCAAAAATTAAAGCTGGTGTAACCTATCAATTAGATTTGCAAGGTGGTCAAAAAGATAGCGAAGGAAAGGCTATAAATAGCTCTTATGTAGCACCTTCAATGTCTGGATTGGTAGTAGGGGAAGACCTCCCTGCTGCTGATGCGTATGGAAACACTGCGAATGTAGATAAAGTAGCTAATCCAGATAACTTAAGTTACTCTGAAGCAATGAGAACACTCTTTATTGGTGAAGATAGTGGTGCTCACACGAATAACTACGTTTGGGCTTATAATGTCGATACGAAAGAATTGGATCGTATTTTATCTGTTCCAACAGGAGCAGAAGCAACTGGATTATTTGCTGCTGATGACCGCAATGGTTTCTCATACATTTTCAGTAATTTCCAACATCCTGGTGATGAAGTAGATGGTAAGTCAATTACAGCTGTTAATAAAGATGAATTATTGAAAGCTGTTGACGAACAAATTGGTATTAATAAAACAGGTGGTATTGGTTATATCTCTGGTCTACCTTCTTTAACAAAAATGCCAGATATCACTGCACCAGGTGTTCCAGTAATAAACAATGTGACTGATTCTGCAACATCAATCAGTGGTAAAACAGAAGCTAATTCAGTAGTGAAATTGTATATAAATGAAAAATACAGCCAGCAGACAAAGGCTGATAAAGATGGAAACTATAAGTTTAAAATTTCTAAGCTAAGCGCAGGCACAAAAATTAAGGTAACGGCTACTGATGAAGCTGGTAACGAAAGTGCTGCAAGTACTACTACAGTAATTGATAAAACAGCTCCTAATGCTCCTAAAGTAGATAAAGTAACAGTAAAATCTAAATCAGTTACTGGTACAACTGAAAAAGATGCTACTGTACAGGTGTATAATGGGAAAACATTATTAGGGGAAGCAAAAGCAAATTCAAAAGGGAAATTCACAGTAAAAATTAAAACCCAAAAAGCAGGCACAAGCCTAACCGTTATGGCTAAAGATAAAGCTGGAAACAAAAGTAAATCAACAGTAATAAAAATTGCTTCTAAATAA
- a CDS encoding Crp/Fnr family transcriptional regulator — MTNRVGEKMEQAKLIFPFLNSLSDDELQHIHWMTAKSGDILFREGDMCSFAAFLYEGEMKVCKSGNNGREINLYRIYSGQPCILTITSSLSEHPYPAEAIVEKDSKLFLIPNQDLKRWLSMKPLLQNQIYQQVSFRFIDMMTLFDNLFFRKIDDRITTFLLDHLKENGSVLCMTHDEIASDLGSAREVISRMMKQLEKEGFIQISRGKISMVNREGLLNKKLNMTKV; from the coding sequence TTGACGAATCGTGTAGGTGAGAAGATGGAGCAAGCAAAATTAATATTTCCATTTTTAAATTCATTATCAGATGATGAGCTTCAACATATTCATTGGATGACTGCTAAGAGTGGAGACATACTCTTTCGAGAAGGGGATATGTGCAGCTTTGCTGCCTTTCTTTATGAAGGTGAAATGAAGGTGTGTAAATCGGGGAATAATGGAAGAGAAATAAATTTGTATCGAATTTATTCTGGCCAACCTTGCATTTTAACCATTACCAGTTCATTATCAGAGCATCCTTACCCTGCTGAAGCAATTGTAGAGAAAGATTCAAAGCTCTTCCTTATTCCAAATCAGGACCTCAAACGCTGGTTAAGCATGAAACCATTACTTCAAAATCAAATCTATCAGCAAGTGTCTTTCCGGTTTATTGATATGATGACTTTATTTGATAACCTATTTTTCCGGAAAATTGATGATCGAATTACTACATTCCTACTAGATCACCTAAAAGAAAATGGCTCCGTATTATGCATGACTCACGATGAAATCGCCTCTGATCTGGGATCGGCCCGTGAAGTCATTAGTCGTATGATGAAGCAACTTGAAAAGGAAGGTTTCATTCAAATCTCTAGAGGAAAAATCTCCATGGTTAATCGCGAAGGATTATTAAATAAAAAACTAAACATGACAAAAGTGTGA
- a CDS encoding NAD(P)H-dependent oxidoreductase encodes MKMLVIYTYPNHKSLNYAFLQKVIRGSNENPNIKELKVLDLYEEDFDPLLVFNEEKRRRDMHTDSATEKYRNQISWADKIVLIYPIWWGRPPAMLLGYIDQLFSSDFAYRDKKGLFPEGLLKGKSVVCVSTMKGPVHYPFLWLNNAHKVLMKRALFNFVGIKKVKFFEFGNMESPKGNQIKKLEKIYHYFKNIDR; translated from the coding sequence ATGAAGATGCTAGTAATTTACACATATCCTAATCACAAAAGTTTAAATTATGCATTTTTACAAAAAGTTATTAGAGGAAGTAATGAAAACCCTAATATAAAGGAATTAAAGGTTTTAGATTTATATGAAGAGGACTTTGATCCACTTCTAGTCTTTAACGAGGAAAAACGAAGACGTGATATGCATACTGATTCTGCTACGGAGAAATATAGAAATCAAATTTCGTGGGCTGACAAGATTGTCTTGATCTATCCAATTTGGTGGGGAAGACCTCCGGCAATGCTTTTGGGATACATAGATCAATTATTTTCTTCCGATTTTGCCTATAGGGATAAGAAAGGACTTTTCCCAGAGGGGCTTTTAAAAGGAAAGTCCGTTGTATGTGTGTCGACCATGAAGGGACCTGTTCACTATCCATTTCTCTGGTTGAATAATGCACATAAAGTTCTGATGAAAAGAGCCTTATTTAATTTTGTGGGAATCAAGAAAGTGAAGTTCTTTGAATTTGGGAATATGGAAAGTCCAAAGGGAAATCAAATAAAAAAGCTAGAAAAAATTTATCATTATTTCAAAAATATAGACCGTTAA
- a CDS encoding MarR family transcriptional regulator, with protein MSKNSQMHNVEIIMREMLEIQQKSKMFVNLLSEGESLSQSQLILLLQLKFNEGMKATEIADFFNVTPGAVTSMCDKLEKLNLVQRVRESEDRRVVKMILTNSGEVKVEELFLKFSQEKLTDIAKVLIDVNKLMSTIF; from the coding sequence ATGTCAAAAAATAGTCAAATGCACAATGTTGAAATCATTATGAGAGAAATGCTTGAAATACAACAGAAGTCTAAGATGTTTGTAAATCTGCTCTCTGAAGGAGAGTCGCTATCCCAAAGCCAGCTTATTCTTCTTCTTCAGCTGAAATTCAATGAGGGAATGAAAGCAACTGAAATTGCTGATTTTTTCAATGTAACCCCTGGAGCTGTTACATCGATGTGCGACAAACTAGAAAAATTGAATTTAGTACAACGGGTAAGAGAAAGTGAAGACCGACGAGTCGTGAAAATGATCTTAACGAATAGTGGTGAAGTTAAGGTCGAAGAATTATTTTTAAAATTTTCACAAGAAAAGCTAACAGATATAGCGAAAGTATTAATAGATGTGAATAAGTTAATGAGTACAATTTTTTAA
- a CDS encoding GNAT family N-acetyltransferase, with product MKAKALKSERIGEFIAYCKKHRQEVDESFLYDEDLKEFEPNDENPTYIISDTNGEIIAAVSLIMTDYFRRGRKARFRIFHSKIKDIDCYKSLMQALLSHTEGLDKVFIFIPTTDKIGMEFMEELYFTVERHAFLLVRENLEVQDYNLPEDYVIRSFRPGNDEEIWCEIRNASFAKLKGSETPIIPEMVTKMILSEEYIEGGMMILFHKDKPVGIVRGALDEYEDEPIMNIGPLAIIPEYQGRGLGRVLLRASLHFAEEKSFKRTILSVNGENERAKALYIQEGFKQVEAVTCYEYHLNS from the coding sequence ATGAAGGCTAAAGCTTTGAAAAGCGAAAGGATAGGGGAGTTTATTGCTTATTGCAAGAAACACAGGCAAGAAGTAGATGAATCATTTCTTTATGACGAGGATCTAAAGGAATTTGAGCCTAATGATGAAAATCCTACTTATATTATTTCCGATACAAATGGGGAGATCATAGCAGCAGTTTCATTAATCATGACTGATTATTTTAGGAGAGGAAGAAAAGCACGTTTTAGAATTTTTCATTCGAAAATTAAGGATATCGATTGTTATAAGTCGCTCATGCAAGCTCTTTTAAGTCATACTGAAGGTCTTGATAAGGTTTTTATCTTTATTCCAACGACGGATAAAATAGGAATGGAGTTCATGGAAGAATTATATTTTACTGTAGAGAGACACGCCTTCTTGCTTGTAAGAGAGAACTTGGAAGTACAGGATTATAACTTACCAGAGGATTATGTCATTCGCTCTTTTAGACCAGGAAATGATGAAGAAATATGGTGTGAGATTAGAAACGCCAGTTTTGCAAAGCTTAAGGGAAGTGAAACACCGATCATTCCTGAAATGGTTACGAAGATGATTCTAAGCGAGGAATATATAGAAGGCGGTATGATGATCCTGTTCCATAAGGATAAACCCGTTGGCATCGTAAGAGGAGCGTTAGACGAATATGAGGATGAACCGATCATGAATATCGGACCGCTTGCCATCATTCCAGAATATCAGGGTAGAGGATTAGGAAGGGTGTTATTAAGAGCTTCCTTGCACTTTGCTGAAGAAAAATCCTTTAAAAGGACCATACTTTCCGTGAATGGTGAGAATGAGAGAGCAAAAGCTTTATATATCCAAGAGGGCTTCAAACAAGTTGAAGCCGTTACATGTTATGAATATCATTTGAATTCGTAA
- a CDS encoding YgaP family membrane protein, translated as MKVNIGSPDRILRLVLGVLMLGLFMLDGNVKYLGILGIVFILTSIIRFCPLYTIFGINTCKR; from the coding sequence ATGAAAGTAAATATTGGAAGTCCAGACCGTATTTTAAGACTTGTACTTGGGGTATTAATGCTAGGCTTATTTATGCTTGATGGTAATGTGAAATATCTAGGCATTTTAGGAATTGTTTTCATACTTACTTCAATTATTCGTTTCTGTCCTTTGTATACTATTTTCGGTATTAATACTTGTAAACGGTAA
- a CDS encoding GNAT family N-acetyltransferase — translation MDKVIYRSLVKEDYDSIKELIGEAFGFNKFIEDKKFLDSILNIYLQCCILESTFSKVAVKNNKIIGVILGDSKNDKNRLKKAHNILSLAYTMLKVSIANKDNKKFMKEFSKVQDTYEELIQGKKDDFQGCIQLFIVSAESRGLGVGKSLIHHLFNYMKSTDVKSLYLYTDNRCNYGFYDSQNFERIKEKQIYFNSKKEKLNVFLYGYHF, via the coding sequence ATGGATAAAGTAATATACAGAAGTCTCGTTAAAGAAGATTATGACTCCATTAAAGAATTAATTGGTGAGGCATTTGGTTTCAATAAATTTATTGAGGATAAGAAATTTTTAGATTCAATATTAAACATCTATTTACAATGTTGTATTTTAGAAAGTACATTTAGCAAAGTAGCAGTAAAAAACAATAAGATTATTGGTGTTATTTTGGGGGATTCAAAAAATGACAAAAATCGTTTAAAGAAAGCTCATAATATTTTAAGTCTTGCCTATACCATGCTGAAAGTAAGCATAGCTAATAAAGACAATAAAAAATTTATGAAAGAATTTTCAAAGGTTCAAGACACATATGAAGAACTCATACAAGGAAAAAAAGATGATTTTCAAGGTTGTATACAATTATTTATTGTATCAGCGGAATCTAGAGGTCTTGGGGTTGGAAAGTCTCTAATTCATCATTTGTTTAATTATATGAAAAGTACGGATGTGAAATCTTTATATCTATATACAGATAATAGATGTAACTATGGATTTTATGATAGTCAAAACTTTGAACGTATAAAAGAAAAACAAATTTATTTTAATTCAAAAAAGGAAAAACTTAATGTATTTTTATACGGTTATCATTTTTAA
- a CDS encoding MarR family winged helix-turn-helix transcriptional regulator, translated as MDKKALFYKLVSFTSSVHRVTHELTQNAKSDSITQVQYNILEHITVSQPVTPSEISDCQYMSMPNTSRELRKLSEKGLIEKINDTEDRRKQYIRLSNDGETMMNEAFASIEARFLNRIQNASKEDLEDIERALDILQTKLFY; from the coding sequence ATGGACAAAAAAGCTCTTTTTTATAAACTTGTGTCATTTACATCTTCTGTTCATCGTGTGACACATGAATTAACTCAAAATGCCAAGTCAGATTCAATCACGCAAGTTCAATATAATATTCTTGAACATATAACGGTTAGTCAGCCTGTAACTCCAAGTGAAATTAGCGATTGTCAATATATGTCTATGCCAAACACAAGTCGTGAGCTTAGAAAATTAAGTGAAAAAGGGTTAATTGAAAAGATAAATGATACCGAAGATCGACGAAAACAATATATTCGTCTCTCGAATGATGGGGAAACTATGATGAATGAAGCCTTTGCATCTATAGAAGCTCGTTTTCTAAATCGAATACAAAATGCTTCGAAAGAAGATTTAGAGGATATTGAACGCGCCCTAGATATTCTTCAGACAAAACTATTTTATTAA
- a CDS encoding MerR family transcriptional regulator — protein sequence MKNLFSIGEVAKIKDITIKALRYYHQMGILIPRYIDEKTGYRFYSIDQFIYIDIIKSCRELRTSISELQAIFKDCDTDKLLKFLQLKRDEAEKNIKKMQEVIKNIDTLNMQVENSKDLLNDDEIAIKFFEERYIIVAPCKEVGGLKELLYYSDLEKILQDREEKMSMDRGIIYNLNSEGNVEPKYVFSQFQGTSYIKIEENVKILPKGQYLTLAYSKENEEERRRKMVKYIKENNLKIDSFIEVELFADFFNTESYSCQIQMFIPH from the coding sequence GTGAAAAACTTATTTTCTATTGGGGAAGTTGCTAAGATAAAAGACATTACAATAAAGGCATTAAGATATTATCACCAAATGGGTATTCTTATTCCAAGATATATTGATGAGAAAACAGGTTATAGATTTTATTCTATAGATCAATTTATTTATATAGATATTATAAAAAGTTGTAGAGAGTTAAGAACAAGTATAAGTGAACTCCAGGCGATATTTAAGGATTGTGATACTGATAAATTACTTAAATTTTTACAATTAAAAAGAGATGAAGCAGAAAAAAACATCAAAAAAATGCAAGAAGTAATTAAAAACATTGATACCTTAAATATGCAGGTAGAAAATTCTAAGGATTTATTAAATGATGATGAAATAGCTATCAAATTCTTTGAAGAGCGTTACATAATTGTAGCACCATGTAAAGAAGTGGGAGGTTTAAAGGAGTTACTTTACTATTCGGACTTAGAGAAAATCCTTCAAGATAGAGAAGAAAAAATGTCAATGGATAGAGGTATCATATATAACTTAAATTCAGAGGGCAATGTAGAACCTAAATATGTTTTTAGTCAATTTCAAGGGACTTCTTATATTAAAATTGAAGAAAATGTAAAAATATTACCAAAGGGACAGTATTTAACTTTAGCCTATAGTAAAGAGAATGAGGAGGAACGTAGAAGAAAAATGGTTAAATATATAAAAGAAAATAACTTGAAAATTGATAGTTTTATTGAAGTGGAGTTATTTGCTGATTTCTTTAATACAGAATCCTATAGTTGTCAAATTCAAATGTTTATCCCGCATTAA
- a CDS encoding DUF445 domain-containing protein: MSKQQKKSKYFAGISLGIMGAGFILTIPFQESFIVRLLQGGFEAGLVGGLADWFAVTALFRHPLGIPIPHTALLPKNRDRMTRALISMLENDWLTKESIQEKMKQFHIAEKLIQVAEMELYSDSFKKWISSILHQTINHVNLEKIAPLIEKELKEYILTLDVKKLLQSLVNQALNRNLDEKALDYILVEAEKWIAKEETKMKIGVTAKQLLDNTEADGFLKLALSSFSNFINEEKLGNMLQPFILKRIILLQKEDNPYRQLILSRIQNELESVLDRKELVSELNEWKNTFVNDWSPTDQITVMLKKLQNKLMLLIESEEFIDQYVLTFIRDIIDRMKEAPEKIDSIENWIQKQIFNIINKNHSKIGILVKENLDKLDNETLIDIMENNIGKDLQWIRVNGAICGFLIGIILTIIKAVV; this comes from the coding sequence ATGTCAAAACAACAAAAAAAATCAAAATATTTTGCAGGAATTTCATTAGGAATTATGGGGGCAGGATTTATCTTAACGATTCCTTTCCAAGAATCTTTTATTGTCCGATTATTGCAAGGAGGTTTTGAGGCGGGTTTGGTAGGAGGGCTGGCAGATTGGTTTGCCGTCACAGCTCTTTTTCGCCATCCCCTTGGTATTCCGATTCCACATACTGCATTACTACCAAAAAACCGTGATAGAATGACCAGAGCTCTTATTTCCATGCTTGAAAATGATTGGCTGACAAAAGAAAGTATTCAGGAGAAAATGAAACAATTTCATATTGCAGAAAAATTAATACAGGTTGCAGAGATGGAATTATATTCGGATTCCTTTAAAAAGTGGATTAGCTCTATTCTTCATCAGACAATCAATCATGTAAATTTAGAAAAAATAGCCCCTTTAATTGAAAAGGAGCTAAAGGAATACATTCTTACTTTAGATGTGAAGAAATTACTTCAATCACTCGTCAATCAAGCTTTAAATCGAAATTTGGATGAAAAAGCCTTGGACTATATTCTGGTTGAGGCTGAAAAGTGGATAGCGAAAGAAGAAACAAAAATGAAAATAGGGGTAACGGCGAAACAATTACTTGATAATACGGAAGCGGATGGCTTTTTAAAGTTAGCCCTTAGCTCTTTTAGTAATTTTATTAATGAGGAAAAGCTTGGGAATATGCTTCAACCCTTTATTTTGAAAAGAATCATTCTCCTTCAAAAGGAGGATAATCCATATAGGCAATTGATTCTTTCTCGAATTCAAAATGAGTTAGAAAGTGTGCTAGATAGAAAAGAACTGGTATCTGAACTAAATGAATGGAAGAATACATTCGTAAATGACTGGAGCCCAACTGATCAAATTACAGTGATGTTGAAGAAGCTGCAGAATAAATTGATGCTACTTATCGAAAGTGAAGAATTTATAGATCAATATGTACTTACATTTATTAGAGACATCATAGATAGAATGAAAGAGGCTCCTGAAAAAATCGATAGCATTGAAAATTGGATTCAAAAACAAATTTTCAATATTATTAACAAAAACCATTCCAAAATAGGCATTCTTGTAAAAGAAAACCTTGATAAGCTGGATAACGAAACGCTTATCGATATAATGGAAAATAATATAGGTAAAGATTTACAATGGATCCGAGTAAATGGAGCAATTTGCGGCTTTTTAATAGGAATTATCTTAACGATTATTAAAGCTGTTGTATAG
- a CDS encoding polysaccharide deacetylase family protein has translation MSVYHGKILELVAIEKSNEKSYLRIKLSFEQEDELFWEIDSNTAENLKTISVFDENHKYRLSLHTTLDTIKKQYISYMTRTYREKSERIYFACSADYKNNLDSIKNTQSVNDFENLPFLSAKLSAIEEKKVEEKSEVVIPKGYKLPFKWVSVVMICLIFSILFGYSNHSNLNEPAINKNTIPIAEAKTVDVNEVNNNNVVTPAANLVEDESSPPYIKLDESIAYSLPEGNVALTFDDGPSKYTVEIVDILKKYKVGGTFFFIGTNAKKRPDDVRYVQSNKYSIGSHSMNHLIMSDLSYEKQENEFIQGNKVIEDITNDKVTLFRPPYAAFNDQTKNAVNHHQNKIVLWNRDTEDWKSRDADKIFHYIRNTESSGSIILLHESQAVIDALPKIIEHLQAQNLKIVSLQ, from the coding sequence ATGTCAGTCTACCACGGAAAAATACTTGAACTAGTAGCGATTGAAAAAAGTAACGAAAAATCATATTTACGCATAAAGTTATCCTTTGAACAAGAAGATGAACTATTTTGGGAAATTGACAGTAATACAGCTGAAAATTTAAAAACCATATCTGTATTTGATGAAAATCACAAATACAGATTATCGTTACATACAACATTGGACACAATCAAAAAACAATACATAAGTTATATGACAAGGACATACCGTGAAAAAAGTGAACGAATTTATTTTGCTTGTTCAGCAGATTACAAAAACAACTTAGATTCTATTAAAAACACACAAAGCGTTAACGATTTTGAAAATCTTCCATTTTTATCTGCTAAGCTATCAGCAATTGAAGAAAAAAAGGTGGAAGAGAAAAGTGAAGTAGTCATTCCAAAAGGGTACAAGCTTCCATTTAAATGGGTAAGCGTTGTCATGATTTGTCTTATTTTTTCCATACTGTTTGGATATTCAAATCACTCAAATTTAAATGAGCCTGCAATCAATAAAAACACTATTCCAATTGCAGAAGCTAAAACTGTTGATGTCAATGAAGTAAATAATAATAACGTTGTTACGCCAGCTGCTAACTTAGTAGAAGATGAATCTAGTCCTCCTTATATAAAACTGGATGAGTCCATAGCATACAGCCTTCCAGAAGGCAATGTGGCCCTTACTTTCGATGATGGACCTTCTAAATATACAGTGGAGATCGTTGATATTTTAAAGAAATACAAGGTTGGCGGTACTTTTTTCTTTATAGGAACGAATGCAAAAAAACGTCCTGACGATGTTCGATATGTTCAATCAAATAAATATTCGATTGGCAGCCATTCTATGAATCACCTAATCATGTCGGACCTTTCCTATGAAAAACAAGAAAATGAATTTATACAAGGAAATAAAGTGATAGAGGATATTACGAATGACAAAGTAACCCTCTTCAGACCACCTTATGCTGCGTTTAATGACCAGACAAAAAATGCAGTCAATCATCACCAAAACAAAATTGTACTATGGAATAGGGATACGGAAGATTGGAAATCTCGTGATGCAGATAAGATATTTCATTATATTCGTAACACGGAATCATCCGGTTCTATCATCCTTTTACACGAATCTCAAGCTGTGATTGATGCTTTGCCCAAAATCATTGAGCACTTGCAAGCACAGAATCTAAAAATTGTCAGTTTGCAGTAA